A genomic stretch from Leptodactylus fuscus isolate aLepFus1 chromosome 10, aLepFus1.hap2, whole genome shotgun sequence includes:
- the TEX36 gene encoding testis-expressed protein 36, translated as MPKGRLCNPSTDKEGVWFPHIGVNNKLPMSGTQEMYYRARTASWKEAGLPHLCTTWRKNELQNGFPFSAHDNRNTIQGTGEYLDSGLGRKKTPGERRQHCSQNFNLLCHDQPPRATSYWDGLTHHQSAYRGRQDTEKPFCRRFPKHHHERCAYIRDLPENHFMWFADYRNV; from the exons ATGCCTAAAGGACGGCTGTGCAATCCCTCCACTGACAAGGAGGGCGTCTGG TTCCCCCACATCGGTGTCAATAATAAACTGCCCATGAGCGGCACGCAAGAGATGTACTACCGAGCAAGAACAGCATCATGGAAGGAGGCCGGACTACCACATCTGTGTACTACCTGGAGGAAG AACGAACTGCAGAATGGTTTCCCTTTCTCTGCACATGACAACAGGAACACTATACAGGGGACGGGGGAGTACCTGGATTCT GGTCTTGGACGAAAGAAAACTCCAGGTGAAAGAAGACAGCATTGTTCTCAAAATTTTAACCTTTTATGCCACGACCAACCACCTAGAGCAACAAGTTACTGGGATGGTTTAACACATCATCAAAGCGCTTACAGAGGAAGGCAAGACACAGAAAAGCCGTTCTGCAGAAGATTCCCCAAACACCATCATGAGAGGTGCGCTTACATCAGGGACCTCCCCGAAAACCATTTCATGTGGTTTGCAGATTACCGCAATGTTTAA